One genomic segment of Bradyrhizobium diazoefficiens includes these proteins:
- a CDS encoding methyl-accepting chemotaxis protein, producing the protein MAIRLSLGRVFGRLKPRFKMPKWGVRGSLFAAFALIAGMGLVIAAGAGFVFKHLGETMMDLSGRDIPRLSASLQLASQSATLAAQGPGVLASPSDDALNDRTKSVKEIQQLAMAKLGEIIELGADKQIAGALRDTAKSIDEATQSLVSAARERLDTGALHEKQYEALRKAQLAFVGAAGPAMLDAQTRLNAILGAADLSADDATEAARTVAQISTISANGNLMAADMMAALSANNSDTLEAIEKEFKTTRDRVKSNLEDLPNMPSVQAVRDAVQKLFAFGEGKTGVFKIRQKELDAIDYGQTILDETRKLNVGLGISVQQLVDGVQKETNASTFQARQEISLATTAMLALGALMLVGSALFVWLYVGRNILRRIGALQQSMQFLANGDLETEIYRSKNHNDEISVMANALQVFRESMIEARAMSSEQDKDRVAKAERAARIEAKIAEFEGTVRTALDNLAQSANSMQSTAQSMSNTADQSNALVNAVASAAEETSVNVQTVSAGTEQLSSSIEEISKQVVTSAAIAKKAVDEAGATDATVQSLADSASRISVVVDLIQTIASQTNLLALNATIEAARAGEAGRGFAVVASEVKSLASQTAKATEEIRTQIASMQQVTTSAVGAIQGIGRIIGEINDVTTTIAAAVEEQGAATREIARNIQHAAGGTSEVSSNIVGVSTASAEAGAAASEVLGASDALRREADMLRGEIDAFLNNMRAA; encoded by the coding sequence ATGGCGATCCGTCTCAGCCTTGGCCGTGTCTTCGGCCGTTTGAAGCCTCGCTTCAAAATGCCCAAATGGGGCGTGCGCGGCAGCCTGTTCGCGGCCTTCGCATTGATCGCGGGCATGGGCCTCGTGATCGCGGCCGGCGCCGGCTTCGTGTTCAAGCACCTCGGCGAGACCATGATGGACCTGAGCGGGCGCGACATTCCGCGCCTCTCCGCCAGCCTTCAGCTCGCCTCGCAGAGCGCCACGCTCGCGGCGCAGGGCCCGGGCGTGCTGGCATCGCCGTCCGACGATGCGCTGAACGATCGCACCAAGAGCGTGAAGGAGATCCAGCAGCTCGCCATGGCCAAGCTCGGCGAGATCATCGAGCTCGGCGCCGACAAGCAGATCGCGGGCGCGCTGCGCGATACCGCCAAGAGCATCGACGAGGCCACGCAGAGCCTGGTCTCGGCGGCCCGCGAACGGCTCGATACCGGCGCGCTGCACGAGAAGCAGTATGAAGCGTTGCGCAAGGCCCAGCTTGCCTTCGTCGGCGCGGCGGGTCCGGCGATGCTCGATGCGCAGACGCGCCTCAACGCGATTCTCGGCGCGGCCGATCTCTCTGCGGACGATGCCACCGAGGCCGCCCGCACCGTCGCGCAGATCTCGACGATCTCCGCCAACGGCAACCTGATGGCCGCCGACATGATGGCGGCGCTGTCGGCCAACAACAGCGACACGCTGGAGGCGATCGAGAAGGAATTCAAGACGACGCGCGACCGCGTCAAGTCGAACCTCGAAGACCTGCCGAACATGCCCTCGGTGCAGGCCGTGCGCGACGCCGTGCAAAAGCTGTTCGCCTTCGGTGAGGGCAAGACCGGCGTGTTCAAGATCCGCCAGAAGGAGCTCGATGCCATCGACTATGGCCAGACCATCCTGGACGAGACGCGCAAGCTCAATGTCGGCCTCGGCATCAGCGTGCAGCAGCTCGTCGACGGCGTGCAGAAGGAGACCAATGCGTCGACCTTCCAGGCGCGGCAGGAGATTTCGCTGGCGACGACCGCAATGCTGGCGCTGGGCGCGCTGATGCTGGTCGGCTCGGCGCTGTTCGTCTGGCTCTATGTCGGCCGCAACATCCTGCGCCGGATCGGCGCCCTGCAGCAATCGATGCAGTTCCTGGCGAACGGCGACCTTGAGACGGAGATCTACCGCTCGAAGAACCACAATGACGAGATCTCGGTGATGGCGAACGCGCTGCAAGTGTTCCGCGAGAGCATGATCGAGGCCCGCGCGATGTCGAGCGAGCAGGACAAGGACCGGGTCGCCAAGGCCGAGCGCGCCGCCCGCATTGAGGCGAAGATCGCCGAGTTCGAAGGCACGGTGCGCACCGCGCTCGACAATCTGGCGCAGTCCGCCAATTCGATGCAGTCGACCGCGCAGAGCATGTCCAACACCGCCGACCAGTCCAACGCGCTGGTGAACGCAGTCGCCTCGGCCGCCGAGGAGACCTCGGTCAACGTGCAGACCGTGTCGGCCGGCACCGAGCAGCTCTCCTCCTCGATCGAGGAGATCAGCAAGCAGGTCGTCACCTCGGCCGCGATCGCCAAGAAGGCGGTCGACGAGGCCGGCGCCACCGACGCCACGGTGCAGAGCCTCGCCGACAGCGCGAGCCGCATCAGCGTCGTCGTCGACCTGATCCAGACCATCGCCTCGCAAACCAATCTGCTCGCGCTCAACGCCACCATCGAGGCGGCGCGTGCGGGCGAGGCCGGCCGCGGCTTCGCGGTGGTCGCCTCCGAAGTGAAGAGCCTGGCGAGCCAGACCGCCAAGGCCACGGAGGAAATCCGCACCCAGATCGCCAGCATGCAGCAGGTCACGACTTCGGCGGTCGGCGCCATCCAGGGCATCGGCCGGATCATCGGCGAGATCAACGACGTGACCACGACGATTGCGGCTGCGGTCGAGGAACAGGGTGCGGCGACCCGCGAGATCGCCCGCAACATCCAGCATGCCGCCGGCGGCACCAGCGAGGTCTCCAGCAACATCGTCGGCGTCTCCACGGCCTCGGCTGAAGCCGGCGCTGCCGCGAGCGAAGTGCTGGGCGCCTCCGATGCGCTCCGCCGCGAGGCCGACATGCTGCGCGGGGAGATCGACGCGTTCCTCAACAACATGCGGGCGGCGTAG
- a CDS encoding nuclear transport factor 2 family protein: protein MNEATLPRALVSAGATPIERMYFAWNDALSHNDVDALLALYADDSWLESPLVPHLLGIERGWLHGRGELRALFDLLAIRKPPVRQYHRTAYLTDGKRLIWEYPRDAGHGEQMDFVEAMELNDAGLIQRHCVYWGWFGFRVLQRDEYRH from the coding sequence ATGAACGAAGCCACCCTCCCCCGCGCCCTCGTGAGTGCAGGAGCAACGCCGATCGAGCGGATGTATTTCGCGTGGAACGATGCGCTCTCGCACAATGACGTGGACGCGCTATTGGCGCTCTATGCGGACGATTCGTGGCTCGAAAGTCCGCTGGTTCCGCACCTGCTCGGCATCGAGAGGGGATGGCTGCACGGACGCGGGGAGCTTCGCGCGCTGTTCGACCTGCTTGCCATCCGCAAACCGCCGGTCCGCCAATATCATCGCACCGCATATCTCACCGATGGCAAACGTCTGATCTGGGAATATCCGCGGGACGCAGGCCACGGCGAGCAGATGGATTTTGTCGAAGCGATGGAGCTCAATGACGCCGGCCTGATCCAGCGCCATTGCGTCTATTGGGGCTGGTTCGGCTTCCGCGTTCTCCAACGCGACGAGTACCGCCACTAA
- a CDS encoding MBL fold metallo-hydrolase has translation MNAKTDTVPSSAEALRYPWEQHPGPDEVVEIRPGILWVRLKLPFRLNHVNIYLLADGDGYAMVDAGFGNEETIEAWTKLFDGPLKGVNITRLIVTHSHPDHVGLAGWIVERFNCPLLMSQVEYLQSVYHQNRGTEERREAQRLFFRRHGMDESLTEKLLGRGQDYLKRVSVLPPSYRRISHGDEVVIGTRRFKVITGGGHALDQVMLYCADDKLFLSADQVLSKISPNVSVWAVEPDQNSLGEYLASLASLTTTLPYDLLVLPGHGVPFYGLKTRIKQLADHHEERCRLIADACREVPQTSRALVPVVFNKHVLDEHQMGFAAGELVAHVNYMIVEGRLTAETKDGVLQFRTT, from the coding sequence ATGAACGCGAAAACCGACACCGTGCCGTCCTCGGCCGAGGCCCTGCGCTACCCCTGGGAACAGCATCCCGGCCCCGACGAGGTGGTCGAGATCAGGCCCGGCATATTGTGGGTGCGGCTGAAGCTGCCGTTCCGCCTCAACCACGTGAACATCTATCTGCTCGCCGACGGCGACGGCTATGCGATGGTCGATGCCGGCTTCGGCAACGAGGAGACGATCGAGGCCTGGACCAAGCTGTTCGACGGGCCGCTGAAGGGCGTCAACATCACGCGGCTGATCGTGACGCATTCGCACCCCGATCATGTCGGCCTCGCGGGCTGGATCGTCGAGCGGTTCAACTGCCCGCTGCTGATGTCGCAGGTCGAATATCTGCAATCGGTCTATCACCAGAACCGCGGCACCGAGGAGCGGCGCGAGGCGCAGCGGCTGTTCTTCCGGCGCCACGGCATGGACGAGTCGCTCACCGAGAAGCTGCTCGGCCGCGGCCAAGATTATCTCAAGCGCGTCTCGGTGCTGCCGCCGTCCTACCGCCGCATCTCGCACGGCGACGAGGTCGTGATCGGCACGCGCCGCTTCAAGGTGATCACCGGCGGCGGCCACGCGCTCGACCAGGTGATGCTGTATTGCGCCGATGACAAGCTGTTCCTCTCCGCCGACCAGGTGCTGAGCAAGATCTCACCGAATGTCAGCGTGTGGGCGGTCGAGCCCGACCAGAACTCGCTCGGCGAATATCTGGCCTCGCTCGCAAGCCTCACCACCACGCTGCCCTATGATTTGCTGGTGCTGCCCGGCCACGGCGTGCCGTTCTACGGCCTCAAGACCCGCATCAAGCAACTCGCTGACCACCACGAGGAGCGCTGCCGGCTGATCGCGGACGCCTGCCGTGAGGTGCCGCAGACCTCGCGCGCCCTGGTGCCCGTTGTGTTCAACAAGCATGTGCTCGACGAGCACCAGATGGGTTTTGCCGCCGGCGAACTCGTCGCCCACGTCAACTACATGATCGTCGAGGGCCGGCTCACGGCGGAGACAAAAGACGGCGTGCTCCAGTTCAGGACGACGTGA
- the hemA gene encoding 5-aminolevulinate synthase has translation MDYAQFFNSALDRLHNERRYRVFADLERTAGRFPHAVWHSPKGKRDVVIWCSNDYLGMGQHPKVVGAMVETATRVGTGAGGTRNIAGTHHPLVQLEAELADLHGKEAALLFTSGYVSNQTGIATIAKLIPNCLILSDELNHNSMIEGIRQSGCERQVFRHNDLADLEALLKAAGPNRPKLIACESLYSMDGDVAPLAKICDLAEKYGAMTYVDEVHAVGMYGPRGGGIAERDGVMHRIDILEGTLAKAFGCLGGYIAANGQIIDAVRSYAPGFIFTTALPPAICSAATAAIKHLKTSNWERERHQDRAARVKAILNAAGLPVMSSDTHIVPLFVGDPEKCKQASDMLLEQHGIYIQPINYPTVAKGSERLRITPSPYHDDGLIDRLAEALLQVWDRLGLPLREKSLAAE, from the coding sequence ATGGATTACGCCCAGTTCTTCAATTCCGCCCTCGATCGTCTCCACAATGAGCGGCGCTACCGCGTGTTCGCTGACCTGGAGCGCACGGCGGGCCGGTTCCCGCACGCGGTCTGGCACTCGCCCAAGGGCAAGCGCGACGTCGTGATCTGGTGCTCCAACGATTATCTCGGCATGGGTCAGCACCCGAAGGTGGTGGGCGCCATGGTCGAGACCGCGACGCGCGTCGGCACCGGCGCGGGCGGCACCCGCAACATCGCCGGCACGCATCATCCGCTGGTGCAGCTCGAGGCCGAACTCGCCGACCTGCACGGCAAGGAAGCGGCGCTGCTGTTCACCTCGGGCTACGTCTCGAACCAGACCGGCATCGCGACCATCGCAAAGCTCATTCCGAACTGCCTGATCCTGTCGGACGAGCTCAACCACAATTCGATGATCGAAGGCATCCGCCAGTCCGGCTGCGAGCGGCAAGTGTTCCGCCACAACGATCTCGCCGATCTCGAAGCGCTGTTGAAGGCGGCGGGTCCGAACCGGCCGAAGCTGATCGCGTGCGAGAGCCTCTATTCCATGGACGGCGACGTCGCCCCGCTCGCAAAAATCTGCGATCTTGCCGAGAAATACGGCGCGATGACCTATGTCGACGAGGTCCATGCCGTCGGCATGTACGGTCCGCGCGGCGGCGGCATCGCCGAGCGTGACGGCGTCATGCATCGCATCGACATCCTCGAAGGCACGCTCGCCAAGGCGTTCGGCTGCCTCGGCGGCTACATCGCCGCCAACGGCCAGATCATCGACGCCGTACGATCCTATGCCCCGGGCTTCATCTTCACCACCGCGCTGCCGCCGGCGATCTGCTCGGCCGCAACCGCGGCGATCAAGCACCTGAAGACCTCAAACTGGGAGCGCGAGCGCCACCAGGACCGCGCCGCCCGCGTCAAGGCGATCCTCAATGCCGCCGGCTTGCCTGTCATGTCGAGCGATACCCATATCGTGCCGCTGTTCGTCGGCGATCCCGAGAAGTGCAAGCAGGCCTCGGATATGCTGCTCGAGCAGCACGGCATCTACATCCAGCCGATCAACTATCCCACCGTCGCCAAAGGCAGCGAGCGGCTGCGCATCACGCCCTCGCCCTATCATGACGATGGCCTGATCGACCGGCTCGCCGAGGCACTGTTGCAGGTGTGGGACCGCCTCGGCCTGCCGCTACGCGAGAAATCGCTGGCGGCGGAGTAA
- a CDS encoding PAS domain-containing hybrid sensor histidine kinase/response regulator: protein MQHDWGVIAAAFGYIGFLFLVASHGDRRSQAKAGRASGLIYPLSLAIYCTSWTFFGSVGFATRTSTDFLAIYVGPILMIGLGAGVLRRVIQLAKTHNITSIADFIGARYGKSQAVAATVALIAIIGSVPYIALQLKAVASSLETILSEDQAFSHIPILGDVALMVTLAMAAFAVLFGTRQTDATEHQHGLMLAVATESIVKLVAFLTAGIFVTFWMFSPHELIERAMKTPEAVRAINYSPSIGNFLTMTLLSLCAVMLLPRQFHVSVVENSSDAEVGRARWLFPLYLIAINLFVIPIAIAGLVTFPFGAADPDMYVLALPIEGGADLLSVAVFVGGLSAATAMVIVECVALSIMVSNDLVVPLVLQRRPEGRTGGADFSDFLLRSRRLAIFAIMVMAYFYYRALGNTQLAAIGLLSFAAIAQLAPSFFGGLLWRRATARGAIGGMLVGFAVWLYTLFLPSFMDSSTAGILWLQHGPFGIEALRPQALFGADLPPLMHGVIWSLSLNILTYVLLSLARQPSSIELVQADLFVPNTLAPISPNFRRWRTTVTVQDIQATVAQYLGPDRARHSFEAFSARRNMRLEPAAPADFELLQHAEHLIASSIGAASSRLVMSLLLRKRTVSAKAALKLLDDSHAALHFNREILQTALNHVRQGIAVFDADLQLICSNRQFGDLLNVPPHFIQFGTPLREILEFMGVSDPAGQTDREAMIEQRLVAYTTDSEPYLERLPERHMVIEVLTNRMPGGGFVITFTDVTPTFEAAEALERANASLEKRVRDRTEELTRLNSELALAKSAAEDASISKTRFLAAASHDILQPLNAARLYVTSLVERQHNGEETRLVENIDESLQAIEEILGALLDISRLDAGAMTTSISSFKMADLMRSLEIEFAPIARAKGLDLTFVACSLPVESDRLLLRRLLQNLISNAIKYTPRGRVLVGCRRRGASLKICVYDTGVGIPAAKRTEIFKEFHRLEQGARIARGLGLGLSIVERLARVLKHGISIDGNARGGSVFSVTVPTAKAVTHTAAVTSATPLARTPISGALIVCIENDAAILDGMRTLLKAWNAEVIAVADPEGAIAAIEAAGRRVTGLLVDYHLDRGNGIAAIRDIRRRFGDTIPAILITADRSPAVQVAARDEKIAVLNKPVKPASLRALLGQWRTQQMVAAE, encoded by the coding sequence ATGCAGCACGATTGGGGCGTGATCGCCGCCGCCTTCGGCTATATCGGCTTTCTGTTCCTGGTGGCGAGTCATGGCGACCGCCGCTCGCAGGCCAAGGCCGGCCGCGCGTCGGGGCTGATCTACCCCCTGTCGCTGGCGATCTACTGCACGTCCTGGACCTTCTTCGGCTCGGTCGGCTTCGCGACCCGCACCTCGACCGACTTCCTCGCGATCTATGTCGGCCCGATCCTGATGATCGGGCTTGGCGCCGGCGTGCTCCGACGCGTAATCCAGCTCGCCAAGACCCACAACATCACCTCCATCGCCGACTTCATCGGCGCGCGCTACGGCAAGAGCCAGGCGGTGGCGGCAACCGTCGCGCTGATCGCGATCATCGGCTCGGTGCCCTACATCGCGCTCCAGCTCAAGGCGGTGGCGTCCTCGCTCGAAACCATCCTGAGCGAGGACCAGGCGTTCTCCCACATCCCGATCCTCGGCGATGTGGCGCTGATGGTGACGCTGGCAATGGCAGCCTTCGCGGTGCTGTTCGGCACAAGGCAAACGGACGCCACCGAGCACCAGCACGGCCTGATGCTCGCGGTCGCAACCGAATCCATCGTCAAGCTGGTCGCCTTCCTCACCGCCGGCATCTTCGTCACCTTCTGGATGTTCTCGCCCCACGAGCTGATCGAGCGCGCAATGAAGACGCCGGAGGCGGTGCGCGCCATCAACTATTCGCCGTCGATCGGCAACTTCCTGACCATGACGCTGCTGTCGCTCTGCGCGGTGATGCTGCTGCCGCGCCAGTTCCACGTCAGCGTGGTGGAGAATTCATCGGATGCCGAAGTCGGCCGCGCGCGCTGGCTGTTTCCGCTCTATCTCATCGCCATCAATCTGTTCGTGATCCCGATCGCGATCGCCGGCCTCGTGACTTTCCCGTTCGGAGCGGCCGATCCGGATATGTACGTGCTGGCGCTGCCGATAGAGGGCGGGGCGGATCTGCTCAGCGTCGCCGTCTTCGTCGGCGGCCTGTCGGCTGCGACCGCGATGGTGATCGTCGAATGCGTCGCGCTCTCCATCATGGTCTCGAACGACCTCGTGGTGCCGCTGGTGCTGCAACGGCGGCCGGAGGGACGCACCGGCGGGGCCGATTTCAGCGACTTCCTGCTGCGCTCCCGCCGCCTTGCGATCTTTGCCATCATGGTGATGGCCTATTTCTACTACCGCGCGCTCGGCAACACCCAGCTCGCGGCGATCGGCCTGCTCTCCTTTGCCGCCATCGCCCAGCTCGCGCCGAGCTTCTTCGGCGGGCTGCTGTGGCGGCGCGCAACCGCGCGCGGCGCGATCGGCGGCATGCTGGTCGGCTTCGCGGTGTGGCTCTACACGTTGTTCTTGCCGAGCTTCATGGATTCCTCGACGGCCGGCATCCTGTGGCTCCAGCATGGTCCGTTCGGGATCGAGGCGCTGCGGCCGCAGGCGCTGTTCGGCGCCGACCTGCCGCCGCTGATGCATGGCGTGATCTGGTCGCTATCGCTCAACATCCTCACTTATGTGCTGCTGTCGCTGGCGCGCCAGCCGTCGTCGATCGAGCTGGTGCAGGCCGATCTGTTCGTGCCCAACACGCTGGCGCCGATCTCGCCGAATTTCCGCCGCTGGCGCACCACCGTCACGGTGCAGGACATCCAGGCCACGGTGGCGCAATATCTCGGGCCCGACCGCGCCCGGCATTCGTTCGAGGCCTTTTCGGCAAGGCGCAATATGCGGCTTGAGCCCGCGGCACCCGCCGATTTCGAGCTGTTGCAGCATGCCGAGCACCTGATCGCCTCCTCGATCGGGGCGGCCTCGTCGCGCCTCGTGATGTCGCTGCTGCTGCGCAAGCGCACGGTTTCGGCGAAAGCCGCGCTGAAGCTGCTCGACGATTCCCACGCGGCGCTGCATTTCAACCGCGAGATCCTCCAGACCGCGCTCAACCATGTGCGCCAGGGCATCGCGGTGTTCGACGCCGACCTGCAACTGATCTGCTCCAACCGCCAGTTCGGCGATCTCCTCAACGTTCCCCCGCATTTCATCCAGTTCGGCACCCCCTTGCGCGAGATCCTGGAATTCATGGGCGTGAGCGATCCGGCCGGCCAGACCGATCGCGAGGCGATGATCGAACAGCGGCTCGTCGCCTACACCACCGACAGCGAACCCTATCTCGAGCGCCTGCCGGAACGCCACATGGTGATCGAGGTGCTCACCAATCGCATGCCCGGCGGCGGCTTCGTCATCACCTTCACCGACGTCACGCCGACCTTCGAGGCCGCCGAAGCGCTGGAGCGCGCCAATGCGAGCCTGGAAAAGCGCGTGCGTGACCGCACCGAGGAATTGACGCGGCTGAACTCCGAGCTCGCGCTCGCCAAGAGCGCGGCCGAGGACGCCAGCATCTCCAAGACGCGCTTCCTCGCGGCGGCCAGCCACGATATCCTCCAGCCACTGAATGCGGCGCGGCTCTATGTGACGAGCCTGGTCGAACGCCAGCACAATGGCGAGGAAACGCGGCTGGTCGAGAACATCGACGAATCGCTGCAGGCGATCGAGGAAATCCTTGGGGCGCTGCTCGACATCTCCAGGCTCGACGCCGGCGCGATGACCACCTCGATCTCAAGCTTCAAGATGGCGGACCTGATGCGCTCGCTGGAGATCGAGTTCGCGCCGATCGCCCGCGCCAAGGGCCTCGACCTCACCTTCGTGGCCTGCTCGCTACCGGTCGAATCCGACCGTCTGCTGTTGCGGCGCCTGCTCCAGAACCTGATCTCCAACGCGATCAAATATACCCCGCGCGGCCGCGTGCTGGTCGGCTGCCGCCGCCGCGGCGCCTCGCTCAAGATCTGCGTCTACGACACCGGCGTCGGCATTCCGGCGGCCAAACGCACCGAGATATTCAAGGAATTCCACCGCCTCGAGCAGGGCGCCCGGATTGCGCGCGGCCTCGGGCTCGGCCTGTCGATCGTCGAACGGCTGGCGCGCGTGCTCAAGCACGGCATCAGCATCGACGGCAATGCCCGCGGCGGCTCGGTGTTCTCCGTGACGGTGCCGACGGCGAAGGCTGTGACGCACACGGCCGCCGTGACCAGCGCGACGCCGCTGGCGCGCACGCCGATCTCGGGCGCCCTGATCGTTTGCATCGAGAACGATGCGGCGATCCTCGACGGCATGCGCACGCTGCTGAAGGCGTGGAACGCCGAGGTGATCGCGGTCGCCGATCCCGAGGGTGCGATCGCGGCCATCGAGGCCGCCGGCCGCCGCGTCACCGGCCTGCTCGTCGATTATCATCTCGACCGCGGCAACGGCATCGCCGCGATCCGCGACATCCGCCGCCGCTTCGGCGATACCATCCCCGCGATCCTGATCACCGCCGACCGCAGCCCCGCCGTGCAGGTCGCGGCGCGCGACGAGAAGATCGCGGTGCTCAACAAGCCGGTGAAGCCGGCTTCGCTCCGCGCCCTGCTGGGTCAGTGGCGAACGCAGCAGATGGTGGCGGCGGAATAG
- a CDS encoding cytochrome P460 family protein translates to MIALAVLLLVVALTCVPYPVTIALADEPATADASPIFGVTIPPGYKQWELIAPAEEAAPLDELRAVVGNQIAIEAYQGGKLPFPDGTVLVKRAWTRKQSPQFASATIPGAATTVQVMVKDSKRYASTGGWGFGRFVDGKPVDEAQHRTCWGCHEARAKSRDYVFTRLAP, encoded by the coding sequence ATGATCGCGCTGGCCGTGCTCCTCCTCGTCGTTGCCCTGACCTGCGTGCCGTATCCGGTTACGATCGCCCTCGCGGACGAGCCGGCGACGGCGGACGCCTCGCCGATCTTCGGCGTCACGATCCCGCCGGGCTACAAGCAGTGGGAGCTGATCGCGCCGGCCGAAGAGGCGGCCCCGCTCGACGAGCTTCGCGCAGTGGTCGGCAACCAGATCGCGATCGAGGCCTATCAGGGCGGAAAACTTCCGTTTCCGGACGGCACCGTTCTGGTCAAGCGTGCCTGGACGAGGAAGCAATCTCCGCAGTTCGCGTCCGCGACGATCCCTGGCGCTGCCACCACGGTCCAGGTGATGGTCAAGGACTCCAAAAGATACGCCTCGACCGGCGGCTGGGGCTTTGGCCGCTTCGTCGACGGCAAGCCGGTCGACGAGGCCCAGCATCGGACTTGCTGGGGCTGTCACGAAGCTCGCGCCAAAAGCCGCGACTACGTGTTCACGCGGCTTGCGCCTTGA
- a CDS encoding alpha/beta fold hydrolase has product MKQIVDQHRRHFLGVAAGTVAVGLGVIELARAESDAPRSSAANASFGTIKQIDAGVLKVGYAEAGPSNGPVAILLHGWPYDIHAFVDVAPVLAQAGYRVIIPYLRGYGATHFLSAETPRNGEPIAMAVDIIALMDALNIKKAVVAGFDWGARTAGIIAALWPERCRALVSASGYLISGEAAGATPLPPQAELQWWYQFYFATERGRAGYEKYTRDFARLIWRIASPQWKFDDATFDRSAAAFDNKDHVAITIHNYRWRLGLAQGEAKYEQLEKKIAATPNIDVPTITLEGDANGAPHPEPSAYAKKFSGRYEFRLITGGIGHNLPQEAPQAFAKAVIDADGGA; this is encoded by the coding sequence ATGAAACAGATCGTCGATCAGCACCGCCGCCACTTTCTCGGCGTCGCGGCAGGAACCGTCGCCGTCGGCCTCGGCGTGATCGAGCTCGCCCGCGCCGAATCGGACGCGCCGCGCTCGTCCGCAGCCAATGCGTCCTTCGGCACGATCAAGCAGATCGACGCCGGCGTCCTCAAAGTCGGCTATGCGGAGGCCGGCCCGTCGAACGGTCCCGTGGCCATCCTGCTGCACGGCTGGCCCTACGACATTCACGCCTTTGTCGACGTCGCGCCGGTCCTGGCGCAGGCCGGCTATCGCGTGATCATTCCGTATTTGCGCGGCTACGGCGCGACGCATTTCCTCTCAGCCGAGACGCCGCGCAACGGTGAGCCCATCGCGATGGCCGTCGACATCATTGCGCTGATGGACGCGCTCAACATCAAGAAGGCGGTCGTTGCCGGATTCGACTGGGGCGCGCGAACTGCCGGTATTATCGCGGCATTGTGGCCCGAGCGTTGCCGTGCGCTGGTGTCGGCCAGCGGCTATCTGATTTCCGGCGAGGCGGCCGGCGCCACGCCGTTGCCGCCGCAGGCCGAGTTGCAATGGTGGTACCAGTTCTACTTCGCGACCGAGCGCGGCCGTGCCGGATACGAGAAATACACGCGCGATTTCGCCAGGCTGATCTGGAGGATCGCCTCGCCGCAGTGGAAATTCGACGACGCCACCTTCGACCGGAGCGCGGCGGCCTTCGACAATAAGGATCATGTCGCGATCACGATTCACAATTACCGCTGGCGGCTCGGGCTCGCCCAGGGCGAAGCGAAATACGAGCAGCTCGAAAAGAAGATTGCCGCAACCCCCAACATCGACGTGCCGACGATCACGCTCGAGGGCGACGCCAACGGCGCGCCGCACCCCGAGCCGAGCGCCTATGCCAAGAAGTTCTCGGGCCGATACGAGTTTCGGCTGATCACCGGCGGCATCGGCCACAATCTGCCGCAGGAAGCACCACAGGCCTTTGCCAAGGCCGTCATCGACGCCGATGGCGGCGCTTGA
- a CDS encoding organic hydroperoxide resistance protein: protein MTQAAKLLYTARTHTSGGRHDGISRSSDGRLDVKLSPPGGAGIGTNPEQLFAAGWSACFEGAMEIAARKRSIELPRKCAIDAEVDLVLDGGGYSLRARLNVSLPGLDPEIARGIIDDAHQTCPYSKAVRGNVDVTVALI from the coding sequence ATGACGCAAGCGGCAAAACTGCTCTACACGGCCAGGACCCACACCAGCGGTGGGCGGCACGACGGCATCTCGCGCAGCTCCGACGGTCGCCTCGACGTCAAGCTGTCGCCGCCGGGCGGCGCCGGCATCGGCACCAATCCCGAGCAATTGTTCGCGGCCGGCTGGTCGGCCTGTTTCGAAGGCGCGATGGAGATCGCGGCGCGTAAGCGCAGCATCGAGCTTCCCCGGAAGTGCGCAATCGATGCGGAGGTCGACCTCGTGCTCGACGGCGGCGGCTATTCGCTAAGGGCGCGCCTCAATGTGAGCCTGCCGGGCCTCGACCCCGAGATCGCCCGCGGCATCATCGATGATGCGCACCAGACCTGCCCCTATTCCAAGGCGGTCCGCGGCAACGTCGACGTCACGGTCGCGCTGATTTGA